A single region of the Candidatus Dependentiae bacterium genome encodes:
- a CDS encoding ATP-binding protein, giving the protein MFISRNIAQVMPKFQKFPVIAILGPRQSGKTTFAQNWFKNHTFVSFEQAHILQEAQLDPEKFLKRYENDYGIIIDEFQYAPEILSHIKYISDKINRPGYFVLTGSSNFLMNQQITESLAGRIGILTLLPFSIQELKQGNLIVGLDEMILRGGYPRVYTQDFDPDVFYPSYIHSYVERDVRQLSAIGDLQEFKKFMHLCAGRIGQLLNTSDLAVSCGIAQKTVERWLSILQASYVIFLLQPYHANFNKRLIKQPKIYFYDTGLVCSLLYIKNANSLSQSHMYGHIFENFIVADLYKQYSNAGTQPPLYFWRDKNGRIEVDCLIDQGSQLVPIEIKSSMTPRSEYFNGLLKFNEISSGQRSDQNYVIYAGDIDQKMHSGMMIGWKEFGNFISTINN; this is encoded by the coding sequence ATGTTTATTTCAAGAAATATTGCTCAAGTGATGCCTAAATTTCAAAAATTTCCAGTAATTGCTATTCTTGGGCCACGCCAATCGGGTAAAACTACATTTGCTCAGAATTGGTTTAAAAATCACACATTTGTTAGTTTTGAGCAGGCTCATATTTTACAAGAAGCTCAATTAGATCCAGAAAAATTTTTAAAACGATATGAAAATGATTATGGAATAATAATTGATGAATTTCAATATGCTCCAGAAATTTTATCACATATAAAATATATTTCTGATAAAATTAATCGTCCTGGATATTTTGTCTTAACTGGGTCTTCAAATTTTTTAATGAATCAACAAATTACAGAGTCTTTGGCTGGACGAATTGGAATTTTAACATTGTTGCCATTTTCAATTCAAGAGCTTAAGCAGGGTAATTTGATAGTTGGCTTAGATGAAATGATATTGCGTGGTGGTTATCCAAGAGTTTATACACAAGACTTTGATCCAGATGTTTTTTATCCATCCTATATTCATTCTTATGTTGAGCGTGATGTAAGGCAGCTTAGCGCAATTGGAGATTTGCAAGAATTTAAAAAATTTATGCATCTTTGTGCTGGTCGTATTGGTCAACTTTTAAATACATCAGACTTGGCTGTAAGTTGTGGCATTGCTCAAAAAACTGTTGAGAGGTGGTTGTCTATTTTACAAGCTAGTTACGTTATCTTTTTGCTTCAGCCCTATCATGCTAACTTTAATAAAAGATTGATTAAGCAACCAAAGATTTATTTTTATGACACAGGCTTAGTTTGTAGCTTGCTTTATATAAAAAATGCAAATAGTTTGTCGCAAAGTCATATGTATGGGCATATTTTTGAAAATTTTATTGTTGCTGATTTATATAAGCAGTACAGCAATGCAGGAACTCAGCCACCATTATATTTTTGGAGAGATAAAAATGGTCGCATTGAGGTTGACTGTTTAATAGATCAGGGAAGCCAATTAGTTCCTATAGAAATTAAATCTAGCATGACACCTCGTAGTGAATATTTTAATGGATTATTAAAGTTTAATGAAATTAGTAGTGGTCAAAGATCTGATCAAAATTATGTTATTTATGCTGGAGACATTGATCAAAAAATGCATTCAGGAATGATGATTGGGTGGAAAGAATTTGGTAATTTTATATCTACAATAAATAATTAG